ACATGGCGCGCTCGTAGGGGGCGATATAGCTGTTGACCAGCCACAGCTCGCCATTCTCCACCGCCGCATAGCTTTCGGCGATATTGGCGGTGTTCTCGCGCAGCGATTTCACCTCGGACCCGCTGAGCACGATGCCGCATTCGAGATCGTCCTCGATTGCGTAATCGAAACGCGCGCGCCGGTTCTCGGCGATCACCTTGTAATTCGGGTCTGTCTTCGGTTTGGCCATTGCGTGCATGTAATCGCTGACAGCCCGCCTGTCCATAACGGGCGGGCCGCGTCCGGGCGTGATATTTGTGCCCGGCAGGCCGCGAAACCCGGTGGCTCAGACCAATTCGGCCATATACAGCGGCCGCCGTTCGCGTTAGGAGAGCGCTTTCCCACCTGTCCGGTGACAGCAAAGCGGTGCGAGGCGCCGCGGACAGGCCCCACGCAGATCGGTTTCCAGATGATCCAGACCCTCTCCGATGCGCTCGCCGAGCGCGGTTACGACACGTTGACGCCCGTACAGGAGGCGGTGACCAAGCCCGAGCTGCAAGAGGCCGATCTGCTGGTCTCGGCGCAGACCGGCTCCGGCAAGACCGTGGGCTTCGGCCTCGCCATCGCCGCCACGCTTCTGGGCGATGCCGAGACGCTCGGCCCGGCGGCGGCACCGCTGGCGCTGATCGTGGCGCCGACCCGCGAGCTGGCCTTTCAGGTAAGCCGCGAGCTGGGCTGGCTCTACGCCAAGACCGGCGCGCGCGTGGTCTCCTGCGTCGGCGGCATGGATATGCGCGACGAGCGCCGGGCGCTGGAGCGCGGCGCGCATATCGTCGTCGGCACGCCGGGGCGGCTCAGCGATCACATCCGGCGCGGCTCGCTCGACATGACCGGACTGCGCGCGGTGGTGCTGGACGAGGCGGACGAGATGCTCGATCTTGGCTTCCGCGAGGATCTGGAATTCATGCTGGGCGAGGCGCCGGTAGAGCGCCGCACGCTGCTGTTCTCGGCCACCGTGCCGCCGATGATCGCCACCCTTGCGCAGCAATATCAGCGCGACGCCGTGCGCGTGACGACGCTGACCGACAAGGGCCAGCACGCGGATATCTCCTATCAGGCGCTGCGCGTGGCGCAGCAGGACGTGGAAAACGCCATCATCAACGTGCTGCGCTTTCACGAGGCGCAGAACGCCATCGTTTTCGCTAACACAAGGGCGACGGTGAATCGGCTGACCGCGCGTTTCGCCAATCGCGGCTTTGCGGTGGTCTGCCTCTCGGGCGAGCTGAGCCAGACCGAGCGCAGCCACGCGCTTCAGGCGATGCGCGACGGGCGGGCGCGGGTCTGCGTCGCCACCGACGTCGCCGCGCGCGGCATCGACCTGCCGAATCTGGAGCTGGTGATCCATGCGGAGCTGCCGAGCAATGCCGAGACGCTGCTGCACCGGTCGGGTCGGACGGGCCGCGCCGGGCGCAAGGGGATCTCGGCGCTGGTGGTGCCGCCGAAATCGGTGAAAAAGGCCGAGCGGCTGCTGAAATTCGCCAAGCTTCAGGCCGAGTGGACGACCGCCCCCGGCGCCGACGAGATCCTGCGCCGCGACGAAGAGCGGCTGCTCGCCGATCCTGCCTGGAGCGAGGCGCCGAGCGAGACCGAGGCCGCCTTTGCGGAGCGTCTGCTTGCGGAGCAGTCGCCCGAGGCGGTCGCGGCGGCCTATCTGCGGCTTTTCCGGTCGCGGCATTCGGCGCCCGAGGATCTGTCTTCGCCCGATGCCCGTCCGGAGCGCAAGGAGCGCGCGCCCTTCGGGCCGAGTACCTGGTTCTCGCTCTCGGTGGGCCGCAACGACCGCGCCGAGGCGCGCTGGTTGCTGCCGCTGCTGCTGCGCGCCGGTCAGATCGACAAGGCCGCCATCGGCGCGATCCGGGTGCAGGATCGCGAGACCTTCGTGGAGATCGCCGAGGCCAGCGCCGGGCGGTTTGCCGATGCGCTGGGCGAGGGCGGCACGCTGGAGGACGGCGTGACCGCGCAGCGGCTGGAGGGCGTGCCGTCGTTCGGGCGCCCCGCGGCGCCGAGTGCCGGGCCCCGCCGCCCCGCCGGCCCGCGGCCAAAGCGCGACAGGGACGAGGCTGCGCCTGCAACTGAGCGTCCGAAACCGCAGCACAAGCCCGCGCCGCAGCCCGCCGAGACCCGCGCCGAGCCGAAACCGCCGCGCGCGGCGCCGGCAGACCGGTCCGGGAAAGGGCCGGCCAAGGAATACGCTCCGAGGGACAAGGCGGGATCGCAGACCCCGAGGGACAAAGACCGCAAGCCCCATGGCGGAGACCGCAAACCCTATGCGGGGAAACCGTCGGGGAAGAGCGGCGGCAAACCGTTCGGTGGCGGCAAACCCAAAGCCGGCGCCGGCGCGCCTTCCGGTGGCGGCAAGGGCGGCGGAAAGCCCGCGAGCCGGGTGAAGGCCTCGAACCCGTCAGAACGCTTTACGCCTCCGGGCAAGGCCGCAAAGCCGCGCACTGGCAGCAAGCGTGGTGCCGGTGGGATGCAACCGCCGAAGCGGCGGAAGCCCTGACGGCGCGCAGAGGTCTTGACCGGTAACGTCTGAGCGTTTCCCTAGGCGCGGAATCAAGGCGCACCGCGCCGCCGCGCCATCGCCGGCCCGTTCGGGCGGGCTGGCGATTTGGTGACATCAGCGTAACGTGTCGAGATCCTTCGGACTTGGCCAGGATAAAGTAAGAGGTTCAGAGGTCAGATCGCCACCCCACGGGCCGGCGATGGCGCGGCTACCCGACCGTGGCGCGTAAGGTGGGCAATTTGCCCACCGTTCCGGCACCCTAACTCCCCCGATAGGTCGAATACCCATAGGCCGAGAGCAGCAGCGGCACATGGTAATGCGCCTCCGGATCCGAGATGCCAAAGCGCAGCGGGATCTGGTCGAGAAACAGCGGCTCCACCCCCGCCTGGGCACTGGCGCGCAGATAGTCGCCGGCAAAGAACACCAGCTCATAGGTGCCGGGCGCGAATTTCTCCTTCGGCAGGATCGGCGTGTCGGTGCGCCCGTCCTCGTTGGTCTCGGTCTCGGCGATCTTGCGATGAGAATTGCCCGAGAGCCGGTAAAGCGCGATCTTCACGCCCTTGGCGGGCACCCCGCGTGCGGTGTCGAGCACATGGGTCGTCAGGTAGCCCTCGGCCATTTCTCTTGCTCCTTTTTTCGGCGACGCTAATAAAAGCGGCAATTCTGCGCGCGGACTGCCGCCCTTTGCGGTTCCGTCCCGACTAGAGCGCGATTATCCGAAGATGACAACGACCCAAGGCAGGAGCGGCCCCATGCAGCGTTATCCCCGCAACATGATCGGATACGGGGCGGACCGCCCGGATGCGCAATGGCCCGGCGGCGCGAAGATCGCGGTGCAGTTCGTGCTGAATTACGAAGAGGGCGGCGAGAACAACATCCTGCACGGCGATGCCGCCTCCGAGGCGTTCCTGTCGGATATTCCCGGCGCCGCGCAATGGCCCGGCCAGCGGCACTGGAACATGGAATCAATCTATGAATACGGCGCCCGCGCCGGGTTCTGGCGGCTGCACCGGCTTTTCACCGGGCGCGATGTGCCGCTGACGATCTACGGCGTCGCCACCGCGCTGGCGCGCAATCCCGAGCAGGTCGAGGCGATGAAGGATGCCGGCTGGGAGATCGCCAGCCACGGGCTGAAATGGGTCGAGCACAAGGACATGCCCGAGGACGAGGAGCGCGCCGCCATCGCCGAGGCGATCCGCCTGCACACGGAGGTGGTGGGCGAGGCGCCGCGCGGCTGGTACACCGGGCGCTGCTCGGACAACACCGTGCGGCTCGCCGCCGAAACCGGGCAATTCGCCTATGTCTCCGACACCTATGACGACGATCTGCCCTATTGGCTGGAGCTGGACGGGCGCCAGCAGCTCATCATTCCCTATACGCTGGAGGCCAACGACATGCGCTTCTCGGTCAGCCCCGGCTGGATCGAGGGCGAGCAGTTCTTTACCTATCTGAAGGACAGCTTCGATACGCTCTATGCCGAAGGGGCAGAGGGCAAGGCGGCAATGATGTCCGTGGGGCTGCATAACCGTCTGATCGGGCGGCCCGGCAAGATCGCCGGGCTGACACGCTTTCTCGACTATATCGCCGGGTTCGAGGGGGTGTGGACGCCGCGCCGCATCGACATCGCGGACCACTGGGCCCGCGTGCATCCCGCCCCGGCCGCCGTGCCGGGGCCTCGCCCCTCGCAGATGGACCGGGAAAGCTTCGTGCAGGCCTTCGGCGAGATCGTCGAACATTCGCCCTGGGTCGCCGACCGCGCCTGGGATCTGGAACTCGGCCCCGCGCATGACCGCCCGGCGGGGCTTGCCAATGCGCTGGCGCGGGTGCTGCGCAGCGCCTCGCCTGACGAGCGCATGGGCGTGCTCAAAGCCCACCCCGACCTTGCGGGCAAGCTCGCGGCAGCGAAGCAGCTGACCGAGGACAGCAGCGCCGAGCAGGCCAGCGCCGGGCTCGATGCGCTGACCGACGCGGAACGCGCCCGCTTTACCGAACTCAATACCACGTATATGGAGAAGCACGGATTTCCCTTCATCATTGCCGTGCGCGATCACGACAAGGCCAGTATCCTGAGCGCGTTCGAGCGCCGCATTGCCAATGATACCGACACGGAATTCGCCGAGGCCTGCCGCCAGGTCGAACGCATTGCGCGCCTGCGGCTGGACCAGATCCTGACATAACCTGGCGCGGACCGGTCGCGCTGCAACAAGAGGCCAAGAATGCCGTCCATCGAATCCCTGAACCCCGATCTGCCGCTCTTTGCCCGCGCGGGCATCAACCTCGCCTCCGAGGGGCTGGGCGCGCAGGCGCTTTATGCCACCAACGATTTCTTCGCCCCGGTCGCGCGGATGCTCTCGGACAAGGATCCGGTCTTCATCGACGGCAAGTTCGACGATCACGGCAAGTGGATGGATGGCTGGGAAAGCCAGCGGCGGCGCGACGGCGGCCATGACTATGCGGTGATCAAGCTGGCCGCGGCCGGGCGCATCCTGGGCTTCGATGTCGACACCGCGCATTTCACCGGCAATTACGCCCCCGCCTGTCAGGTCGAGGCGGCGGTGCTGGCCCCGGGCGAGATGCCCGACGACAAGACCCGCTGGGTGAATATCCTGCCCTACAAGCCGCTGGGCCCCTCGGCGCATCACTGGTTCCGCTGCGAAAGCTATGAACGCTGGACCCATCTGCGGCTGCATATCTATCCCGACGGCGGCGTGGCGCGGCTGCGGGTCTATGGCGTGCCCGAGCTCGACGACGCCAATGCAAGCGGCAATATCGACCTTGCCTCGGCGCTGAACGGTGGCCGCGTGCTGGCGCTGTCGGATGCGCATTACGGCGATTACCGCCGCATTCTGGCACCGGGCCGGGGCATCGACATGGGCGACGGATGGGAGACGCGGCGGCGCCGCGAGCCGGGCTATGACTGGATGATCATCGCACTGGGCGCGCGCGGGCGGATCGAACGGGCGGTGATCGACACTGCCCATTTCAAGGGCAATTACCCCGACAGTGTCTCGATGCGCGCGGCGGATATGCAGAATTTCGGCGACGGGCTG
The window above is part of the Salipiger abyssi genome. Proteins encoded here:
- the alc gene encoding allantoicase, coding for MPSIESLNPDLPLFARAGINLASEGLGAQALYATNDFFAPVARMLSDKDPVFIDGKFDDHGKWMDGWESQRRRDGGHDYAVIKLAAAGRILGFDVDTAHFTGNYAPACQVEAAVLAPGEMPDDKTRWVNILPYKPLGPSAHHWFRCESYERWTHLRLHIYPDGGVARLRVYGVPELDDANASGNIDLASALNGGRVLALSDAHYGDYRRILAPGRGIDMGDGWETRRRREPGYDWMIIALGARGRIERAVIDTAHFKGNYPDSVSMRAADMQNFGDGLTDALITDSMFWKELMPRRKVGPDAEHEFKDEICDIGPVTHVRLNIHPDGGVSRLRLFGKAE
- the uraH gene encoding hydroxyisourate hydrolase is translated as MAEGYLTTHVLDTARGVPAKGVKIALYRLSGNSHRKIAETETNEDGRTDTPILPKEKFAPGTYELVFFAGDYLRASAQAGVEPLFLDQIPLRFGISDPEAHYHVPLLLSAYGYSTYRGS
- a CDS encoding DEAD/DEAH box helicase; translation: MIQTLSDALAERGYDTLTPVQEAVTKPELQEADLLVSAQTGSGKTVGFGLAIAATLLGDAETLGPAAAPLALIVAPTRELAFQVSRELGWLYAKTGARVVSCVGGMDMRDERRALERGAHIVVGTPGRLSDHIRRGSLDMTGLRAVVLDEADEMLDLGFREDLEFMLGEAPVERRTLLFSATVPPMIATLAQQYQRDAVRVTTLTDKGQHADISYQALRVAQQDVENAIINVLRFHEAQNAIVFANTRATVNRLTARFANRGFAVVCLSGELSQTERSHALQAMRDGRARVCVATDVAARGIDLPNLELVIHAELPSNAETLLHRSGRTGRAGRKGISALVVPPKSVKKAERLLKFAKLQAEWTTAPGADEILRRDEERLLADPAWSEAPSETEAAFAERLLAEQSPEAVAAAYLRLFRSRHSAPEDLSSPDARPERKERAPFGPSTWFSLSVGRNDRAEARWLLPLLLRAGQIDKAAIGAIRVQDRETFVEIAEASAGRFADALGEGGTLEDGVTAQRLEGVPSFGRPAAPSAGPRRPAGPRPKRDRDEAAPATERPKPQHKPAPQPAETRAEPKPPRAAPADRSGKGPAKEYAPRDKAGSQTPRDKDRKPHGGDRKPYAGKPSGKSGGKPFGGGKPKAGAGAPSGGGKGGGKPASRVKASNPSERFTPPGKAAKPRTGSKRGAGGMQPPKRRKP
- the puuE gene encoding allantoinase PuuE, translated to MQRYPRNMIGYGADRPDAQWPGGAKIAVQFVLNYEEGGENNILHGDAASEAFLSDIPGAAQWPGQRHWNMESIYEYGARAGFWRLHRLFTGRDVPLTIYGVATALARNPEQVEAMKDAGWEIASHGLKWVEHKDMPEDEERAAIAEAIRLHTEVVGEAPRGWYTGRCSDNTVRLAAETGQFAYVSDTYDDDLPYWLELDGRQQLIIPYTLEANDMRFSVSPGWIEGEQFFTYLKDSFDTLYAEGAEGKAAMMSVGLHNRLIGRPGKIAGLTRFLDYIAGFEGVWTPRRIDIADHWARVHPAPAAVPGPRPSQMDRESFVQAFGEIVEHSPWVADRAWDLELGPAHDRPAGLANALARVLRSASPDERMGVLKAHPDLAGKLAAAKQLTEDSSAEQASAGLDALTDAERARFTELNTTYMEKHGFPFIIAVRDHDKASILSAFERRIANDTDTEFAEACRQVERIARLRLDQILT